The following proteins are encoded in a genomic region of Tenebrio molitor chromosome 7, icTenMoli1.1, whole genome shotgun sequence:
- the LOC138135847 gene encoding uncharacterized protein isoform X2, protein MKLGDNTFHQCMVDFDLKKLLAKTVTGQAIMASYNDRGLSPKCQGYLTNIVICNFFDIDINVRLTNDILSQVANAIVELFPKECKEVYFSAPVPKRYSKTNTAGIARGKLVDKNRNMLQFLRKCKMLSKKDTSEDDKGGSGDESHVDLNDVMRSADWLKNNCEPFESVLAHWKKSFQLRKKFSSPNPNNDPITISSIYDDWPILKLSTGYLLIESDFEELYKDKVCMLFEHWPSTFESVLEVSKNKKPTNGILFELLNGGKLKKDSEDVIKFLVLFETVSNNASKVVKKGGKTYWKPTVAESQEGFILHVKAPSNIHDAIEAKRTKMASFGMTVQPYIIIVGPTFYDIQTVHLYIHDILYTVPTLLKAVDVCFKSFIVFDLQYPLEAEHIWFLIQWIIYDIHLKSDKKLPQIFQLHNQIKNQKSV, encoded by the exons ATGAAGCTTGGAGATAATACTTTCCATCAGTGCATGGTGGATTTTGACCTAAAGAAATTACTTGCTAAAACTGTTACTGGCCAAGCCATAATGGCGTCATACAATGACAGAGGGTTGAGTCCTAAGTGCCAAGGGTATTTAACGAACATAGTCATCTGTAACTTTTTTGATATCGATATAAA CGTCCGCCTCACGAATGACATATTGTCACAAGTCGCCAATGCGATAGTGGAATTATTTCCAAAAGAATGCAAAGAAGTGTACTTCTCTGCTCCAGTTCCTAAAAGGTACTCCAAAACCAATACAGCTGGCATAGCAAGAGGTAAACTGGtagacaaaaatcgaaacatgttacaatttttaagaaaatgcaAAATGCTATCCAAAAAGGATACCTCTGAAGACGATAAAGGAGGAAGTGGAGATGAATCTCATGTTG ATTTGAATGATGTAATGAGAAGCGCAGATTGGCTCAAAAACAATTGCGAGCcatttgaaagtgttttagCGCACTGGAAAAAATCATTCCAACTaagaaaaaagttttcttcTCCTAACCCCAATAACGACCCCATTACGATATCATCGATTTATGACGACTGgcctattttaaaattatccaCGGGATATTTACTG ATAGAAAGTGATTTCGAAGAACTATATAAAGACAAAGTTTGCATGCTTTTCGAACATTGGCCATCAACATTTGAAAGCGTGTTAGAAGTATCAAAAAACAAGAAGCCGACCAACGGCATACTGTTTGAATTGCTGAATGGCGGAAAGCTTAAAAAGG ATTCCGAAGATGTCATTAAGTTTTTAGTGTTGTTCGAAACAGTTTCGAACAATGCTAGCAAAGTGGTAAAGAAAGGAGGAAAAACTTATTGGAAACCTACGGTGGCAGAATCTCAGGAGGGTTTCATTCTTCACGTTAAG GCTCCAAGTAACATTCACGATGCCATTGAGGCGAAAAGGACAAAAATGGCCAGCTTTGGGATGACCGTCCAACCATACATCATCATCGTCGGCCCAACATTTTACGACATCCAGACTGTTCATCTCTACATCCATGACATTTTATATACAGTGCCAACTCTGCTGAAAGCCGTTGACGTATGTTTCAAGTCTTTTATAGTTTTTGACTTACAATATCCGTTGGAGGCTGAACATATATGGTTTCTTATCCAGTGGATCATTTACGATATTCATTtaaaaagtgataaaaaacTGCCCCAGATCTTCCAACTCcacaatcaaattaaaaatcaaaaatcagtATAG
- the LOC138135847 gene encoding uncharacterized protein isoform X1 — protein MFIVENQITLEELEQLTRNDELFSTIVPSIGERLRIKRHWHHNIHNAQPLHGDYQRPSEDTPDITDSEVSTITIPSTSNLSANSYEYVNDRLNAEIEFDNDTENVQSATNQPLSNTILNAEILILESNNEHEQSDQPLPKKMKLGDNTFHQCMVDFDLKKLLAKTVTGQAIMASYNDRGLSPKCQGYLTNIVICNFFDIDINVRLTNDILSQVANAIVELFPKECKEVYFSAPVPKRYSKTNTAGIARGKLVDKNRNMLQFLRKCKMLSKKDTSEDDKGGSGDESHVDLNDVMRSADWLKNNCEPFESVLAHWKKSFQLRKKFSSPNPNNDPITISSIYDDWPILKLSTGYLLIESDFEELYKDKVCMLFEHWPSTFESVLEVSKNKKPTNGILFELLNGGKLKKDSEDVIKFLVLFETVSNNASKVVKKGGKTYWKPTVAESQEGFILHVKAPSNIHDAIEAKRTKMASFGMTVQPYIIIVGPTFYDIQTVHLYIHDILYTVPTLLKAVDVCFKSFIVFDLQYPLEAEHIWFLIQWIIYDIHLKSDKKLPQIFQLHNQIKNQKSV, from the exons atgttcattgtAGAAAACCAAATTACTCTAGAGGAGTTGGAACAACTAACACGAAATGATGAATTATTTTCGACAATTGTACCGTCAATAGGTGAACGATTAAGAATAAAGAGACATTGGCATCATAATATACATAATGCACAACCGTTACAT GGCGATTATCAGCGACCGTCAGAGGATACACCTGACATTACAGATTCAGAAGTTTCCACCATCACCATACCATCAACATCAAATTTATCTGCAAACAGTTACGAGTATGTCAATGACAGATTGAACGCTGAAATAGAATTTGACAACGATACCGAAAATGTTCAATCGGCAACAAATCAACCTCTCTCGAACACAATATTGAATGCTGAGATATTAATACTAGAAAGTAATAATGAACATGAACAATCAGATCAACCTCTCCCTAAAAAAATGAAGCTTGGAGATAATACTTTCCATCAGTGCATGGTGGATTTTGACCTAAAGAAATTACTTGCTAAAACTGTTACTGGCCAAGCCATAATGGCGTCATACAATGACAGAGGGTTGAGTCCTAAGTGCCAAGGGTATTTAACGAACATAGTCATCTGTAACTTTTTTGATATCGATATAAA CGTCCGCCTCACGAATGACATATTGTCACAAGTCGCCAATGCGATAGTGGAATTATTTCCAAAAGAATGCAAAGAAGTGTACTTCTCTGCTCCAGTTCCTAAAAGGTACTCCAAAACCAATACAGCTGGCATAGCAAGAGGTAAACTGGtagacaaaaatcgaaacatgttacaatttttaagaaaatgcaAAATGCTATCCAAAAAGGATACCTCTGAAGACGATAAAGGAGGAAGTGGAGATGAATCTCATGTTG ATTTGAATGATGTAATGAGAAGCGCAGATTGGCTCAAAAACAATTGCGAGCcatttgaaagtgttttagCGCACTGGAAAAAATCATTCCAACTaagaaaaaagttttcttcTCCTAACCCCAATAACGACCCCATTACGATATCATCGATTTATGACGACTGgcctattttaaaattatccaCGGGATATTTACTG ATAGAAAGTGATTTCGAAGAACTATATAAAGACAAAGTTTGCATGCTTTTCGAACATTGGCCATCAACATTTGAAAGCGTGTTAGAAGTATCAAAAAACAAGAAGCCGACCAACGGCATACTGTTTGAATTGCTGAATGGCGGAAAGCTTAAAAAGG ATTCCGAAGATGTCATTAAGTTTTTAGTGTTGTTCGAAACAGTTTCGAACAATGCTAGCAAAGTGGTAAAGAAAGGAGGAAAAACTTATTGGAAACCTACGGTGGCAGAATCTCAGGAGGGTTTCATTCTTCACGTTAAG GCTCCAAGTAACATTCACGATGCCATTGAGGCGAAAAGGACAAAAATGGCCAGCTTTGGGATGACCGTCCAACCATACATCATCATCGTCGGCCCAACATTTTACGACATCCAGACTGTTCATCTCTACATCCATGACATTTTATATACAGTGCCAACTCTGCTGAAAGCCGTTGACGTATGTTTCAAGTCTTTTATAGTTTTTGACTTACAATATCCGTTGGAGGCTGAACATATATGGTTTCTTATCCAGTGGATCATTTACGATATTCATTtaaaaagtgataaaaaacTGCCCCAGATCTTCCAACTCcacaatcaaattaaaaatcaaaaatcagtATAG